GTCCTGCCCAGGATGGCGGCGGCCGCAAGTCGTCCACTCATGGTGGCGCCTTCCATCGAATCGATGTAGTCCTGCTTCGTGTAGCTGCCGGCCAGGAAGAAGTTGCCCACCGGTGTGGCCTGATCCGGGCGATAGGGCTCCATGCCCGGTGCTTCGCGGTAGAGCGACTGGGCCAGCTTCACCACGTTGCTCCACACCAGTTTGAGGTTGCGGGCGGAGGGGAACAGGCGCCGCACCTGCTCGTCGGTGGCGGCCACGATCTCCTCGGTTTTCTTGGGGATCCAGGGATCACCAGGGGTGAGCACGCACTGCAGCAACGAGCCCACGCCCTCCTTGCGGTAGTCCACCGGGCTGGCCAGGGCCAGATCAGCGAAGCAGCTGAAGTCGGCGTCAGCGGTGTAGAGGAGGTTGTCGAGGCCGGCGGGGCGCTCCACATCGCGGCGGGCCGCTTCTTCCAGGGCACCGTCGCCCAGTTCGGTCACCCAGCCGTCGTAGCGAAGTTGCACAGTGGCAACCGGCACGGCCTCGAGCTTGTAGAGGTTGTCGAACAGGGGCCAGCGGCGCCAGGACTCGGGAATCATCCGCTGGATGCCGGGCACATCACAGGCCGCCAGATAGGCATCGGCTTTCACTTCGATGTCGCCATCGGGGGTGCCGAGCTTGAGGGCACTCACCTGGGTGGAAGGCAGGCCATCCGCGCCCGCTGCCCCTTCTTCAAACACCACCTCCGTCACGCGGTGGCGCAGGTGCAGCTTGCCGCCGCGCTCCTGGATGTACTCGAGGATCGGGCCGGTGAGCCAGCGATGCGGCGAACCCTTGAGCAGGTTGAGCTTGGAGGCTTCTGTTTTGGCCGCAAACATCATGAAGATGGTGAGCATGCAGCGGGCCGAAATCGCCTCGCAGTCGATGAAGCCGAGGGCGTAGGCAATCGGATTCCACATCCGCTTGATGCTCTGCTCGCTGCCGCCGTGGCCGAGGAACCACTGCTGGAAGCTGATGCGATCGAGATCGCGAATCACCTTCATCGCCCCCTCGTAATCCACCAGGCCGCGCACAATCGGGCTGGTGCCCAGGGCCAGGGCGTTGCGCAGCTTGTCGAGCCAGTCGAGCTGGGGGGTGGTGAAGAAGGCCTTGAGGCCGTTGAAGGGCGCGCCGAGGGCGAAGCGGAAATCGAGCTCACGCAGGTCGCCGCCGGCGTTCACAAACAGGTGGGTGTGGTCTTTGGGGAGCAGGTTGTCGATCGCTCCCACCTTGCGCAGCAGGGCAAAAAGGTTGGCGTAGTTGAAGAAGAACACGTGCAGCCCCATCTCGATGTGGTTGCCGCCTTCATCCACCCAGCTGCCCACCTTGCCGCCCATGAACGGCCGGGCCTCATAGAGATCAACCTGATGGCCGGCATCCACCAGATCCACCGCCGCCGCCAACCCGGCCAACCCCGAACCCACGATGGCGACGCGCACCCTGCTGCTCCCACTGAATGGGCACGACTCTATGGAGACGCCCTACGCGGCGGCAGGTGTGGGTTGCGCTCCATACGATGGGTGCATCAGGCCAGGGCCTTTCGATGACCAGCGAGACCGCTACTACACCCGTCGCCGCTCAACCCGCGCAGGCCACCCACACCGGCCGCGACGGCAAAGGGATCCTGATCACCGAATCGGCGATGAAGCAGCTGGCGACGCTGCTGCCAGCCCAGGGCGAGGGCAAGGTGCTGCGGGTAGGCGTGCGCTCCGGCGGCTGCAGCGGCATGAGCTACACGATGGATTTCATCGATGCGGCCGACATCCAGGCCGACGATGAGCGCTACATCTACGAGCCCGCCGGCGCCCCCAGCTTCACGGTGGTGAGCGATCCCAAGAGCCTCCTCTACATCTATGGCATGCAGCTGGATTTCTCCAGCGCCCTGATCGGCGGAGGCTTCAACTTCACCAACCCCAACGCCACCCAAACCTGCGGCTGTGGCAGCTCGTTTGCGGTGTGAGCGATGGCCAGTCCCCCCGGGTGCGAACCTGAGGGCACGACCAGGCCCGCTGCCACCCCATGACCGACGCCGTTGCTGAAGCCCCCTCGCTGTTTGAGCAGGCCCTGCAGCGCTACCAGGAAGGCGCGCCTCTGCCGGAGGTGATCGACAGCTTCCTCACCATCACCCAGCAGGAGCCGCGGCTTTCGGCGGGCTGGACCTGCCTGGCCTGGCTGCAACTGCTCGATAACCAGCCCCAGGTGGCCCTGCGCTCGGCCCGCAACGCCGTGAAGCTCAATCCCCAGGACCCCCAGGCGCGGATCAACCTCAGCCTGGCGATGCTGGAAACCAACGCCAAAGGCGTGCGCGAACACATCGAGTGGGTGCTGCGCGTGCGGGCGATGGCACCGGAACTGGCCGAAGAGCTGGATGGCTCGATTGCGGATGGCCTGGCCCGCCGCCCCGACTGGCAGGCCCTGCAGAAGGTGCAGGCTTGGCTCAAGGGTTGAACCCACCCAGCAGCGATCCAAGGCCGATCCTGCTGCTGAGCAACGGCCATGGCGAAGACCTCAGCGGCGCCCTGATCGGCCAAGCCCTGCAACAGCGAGGCCTGGCGGTAGAAGCGCTGCCTCTGGTGGGCCATGGCCGCGCCTACAGCCAGGCGGGGATCCGTGTGCGGGGGCGCACCCGTGAATACAGCACCGGCGGGCTGGGCTACACGAGCCTGCTGGGCCGCATCACCGAGGTGGTGCAAGGGCAGATCCTCTATCTGCTCAGCCGGCTGCTGCTGCTGCTCCGCATCGCCCGCCGCTACCAGCTGATCGTGGTGGTGGGCGATGTGATCCCAGTGGTGGCGGCATGGTTGAGCCGGCGCCCCCAAGCGGTGTATCTCGTGGCCTACTCCAGCCACTACGAAGGCAAGCTTCGCCTGCCCTGGCCTAGTGCCCCGTGCCTGCGCGGGCGATGCACCCGGGCGATCTACAGCCGCGACGCCCTCACCGCCGCCGACCTCACCGGCCAGCTGCAGCGACCGGTGTATTTTCTGGGCAATCCCTTTTTTGATGGGGCCCTGACCCCCAGCGAGCGGCTGCAAGGTGCACCCCAGCAACGGCTCGGCCTGCTGCCGGGCAGCCGTCTGCCGGAAGCGCTGCACAACCTCGAGCTGATGCTGCGGGTGTTGGAGCGCCTGCCGGAAGCCCTCAGGCCTGCGCAGCGCCTGGGGCTCCATGCCGCCTTGGTGGGCAAACTCACGCCGCAAGAGGTGGCGCCATTGGCCAGCCGGCTGGGCTGGAAGCTGCAACTGGAGGGCGAGGAACGCTGCTGCCTGCAGCGGGGCCCGCTGCTCTTGCAGTTGGAGTGGGGCCGCTTTGCGGCTGTGGTGCAGCAGTGCGACCTGCTGCTTTCCATGACCGGCACCGCCGCTGAGCAATGCGTGGGGCTGGGAAAACCGGTGCTGCAGCTGGTGGGCGAGGGCCCCCAATTCACCGCAAATTTCGCCGAGGCCCAACGCCGGCTGCTGGGGCCAGGCCTGTTCTGTGCCGGAGGCGAACCGGGCAGCGATGCGCAGCTCGATGCCACGGCCGAACTGCTGGAGCAGCTGCTGGAGCGACTGCTTCAAGATTCCAGCTGGCGGGCCGCGCTGCAACAACTCGGGCGCGAACGCATCGGCAGCGGCGGTGGTGCCGCCAGGATGGCCGCCGATCTGAACACCCGCCTGGATGGCTGAACCCACCGCCAGCAGCATCCCCCTCGGCCAACGCCTGAAGGGCTGGATCGACACCCTGCTGGTGGTGGATGTGTTTGTGGTGATCGCCGGGGCGATCTGGTTTGGCGTGGCCGTGCTCTGCCACAGCCGCGGCATCGAGACACCGCTGGATTGGTTTCAGCGGCTGTGGGAGCCGCTGTTTACCCCGGCGATCGGGCTACTGATGGGGGCCGCGATTCTCAGCGGTGTGCTCGGCTGGGCGCTCAACTGGTGGCAGAAGCGAGTGCAGCGCTGAGCTCGCCGTAGCGGAAGGAAAAGCCTTGCTGCTCCAGGCGCTTGGGCAGCACCTTCTGGCCCTCCAGCACCACCTTGGCGCCATCGCCCAGCAACAGCTGCAGCAGGGGCCCTGGCACCGGCAGCAGGCTGGGGCGCCCGAGGCAACGGCCCAGGGCGGCAGCGAAGGAGGCCATGCTGCAAGGCTGCGGCGCCACAGCGTTGTACACACCGCTGTAGGCGCCATCGGCGAGGGCGGTGCTGATCAGCTGGCAGAGGTCGGGGCGGGCGATCCAGCTCATCCACTGCTGGCCATCGCCGATGGGCCCGCCGAAGCCCATGCGGAACACCGGCAGCATCTTGCCGAGGGCACCGCCATCGCCGCCGAGCACAATGCCGATGCGCAGGATCACCACGCGGCAGAAGGCTGCTGCGGCCTGAGCTTCCTGCTCCCAGGCCACACACAGCCGGCCGAGCACATCGGTGCCTGCGGGGCTGGATTCGCTGAACTCCTGGCTGGTGCTGGTGCCGTAGTAGCCGATGGCCGAGCCATTGATCAGCACGCCTGGACGCTGCTCCTCCGGCAGAGCGGCCATGGCCGCCACCAGGGCACGGGTGGTGTCGATGCGGCTGCGGTGGAGCAGCTGCAGGTGCTGCGGCGTCCAGCGCTTCTCGGCGATCGGCTCACCAGCCAGGTTCACCACCGCCTCAGCCTTGGCGAGGGCCTGCTGCAAAGGCGGTTGCTGCCAGCTGGCGGGGTTGGAGGGATCAGCCTGGAGCCGCTGCAGCTGCGGATGCTGCACAGCAGGCAGCGGTTGCGGGGCACGGCTCACCAGGGTGAGGCTGTGGCCGCCCTCCAGCAACTGGGGCACCAGGGCGCGGCCCACAAAGCCGCTGCAGCCCACCAACAGAATCCGCACGCGCTCAGCTCACGATCACCGGCCAACGCTAGGGATGGGCGCTGCCCACCAGGCCGAGGCGCCGCGCCAGGGGGCTGAGCAGCGAGCCCTGCAGCACCAGGCCCAGCAGCACCACCGCCAGCGCAAAGGCGGGCATCGCATCACCCCAGGGCAGATCAGAAGCGGCGGCCTGGAGGGCGATAGCCACCGGCACCGCCCCGCGCAAGCCCGCCAATGCCGTGAACTGGCAATCAGCTCGGCTGAAGCCCGAGCGCAGCAGCAACAGCTCCACCACCAACCAACGCACCAGCAGCAGCACCAACAGGAGCACCAGCGCCGTGGGCAGTAGCTCCACCACATCGGTGGGTTGCACCACCAGGCCCAGGCAGAGAAACAGCATCAATTCCGCCAACTTGGCAAAGCCGGCCTGACTGGCCTCCAGCTGCTCTTGATCCACCTCCTCGCTATTGCCGAGCACCAGACCCATCACATAAGCCGCGAGCAGGGGACTTGCACCCACCAGGCTGCTGCCGCCTGCGATCAGCATCAGCGCCGCCAGGGCCATCACCGTGACCTGGCTGAGGTTGAGGCGCTGGCGGCGGCGGCCCAGCAGCAGCACAGCGGCCTTACCGCCCAGAAAACCCACAAAGGCCCCCAACAAGAACTGCCGCACCACCTCCACGAGCAGGGGAGCAATGGCTGTGTCGTGGCTGTGGGGCAGCGCAATCGCCAAGCCGGCCAGCACCACCGCGATGGGGTCATTGAAGCCCGATTCGCACTCGAGCAGATCAAGCAGGCGCTGAGGCAGGCGCTGCCGCAGCGGCCTGAGCAGGCTCAGCACGGCGGAAGCATCGGTGCTGCAAAACATCGCGCCGATGAACAGGGCGCCTGCCACCCCCAACGGGTGATGCCGCCACGGAAGGTGCTGAGTGAGCGCCACCACAAGGGCCAACGCTCCGGCCGTGAGCAGGGAACCAAGGGTGGCCAGCCGTATCGAGGGCACGAGCACCTGCCGCATCTGCTGCCAGTTGGCCGCA
The sequence above is drawn from the Synechococcus sp. HK05 genome and encodes:
- the zds gene encoding 9,9'-di-cis-zeta-carotene desaturase; this encodes MRVAIVGSGLAGLAAAVDLVDAGHQVDLYEARPFMGGKVGSWVDEGGNHIEMGLHVFFFNYANLFALLRKVGAIDNLLPKDHTHLFVNAGGDLRELDFRFALGAPFNGLKAFFTTPQLDWLDKLRNALALGTSPIVRGLVDYEGAMKVIRDLDRISFQQWFLGHGGSEQSIKRMWNPIAYALGFIDCEAISARCMLTIFMMFAAKTEASKLNLLKGSPHRWLTGPILEYIQERGGKLHLRHRVTEVVFEEGAAGADGLPSTQVSALKLGTPDGDIEVKADAYLAACDVPGIQRMIPESWRRWPLFDNLYKLEAVPVATVQLRYDGWVTELGDGALEEAARRDVERPAGLDNLLYTADADFSCFADLALASPVDYRKEGVGSLLQCVLTPGDPWIPKKTEEIVAATDEQVRRLFPSARNLKLVWSNVVKLAQSLYREAPGMEPYRPDQATPVGNFFLAGSYTKQDYIDSMEGATMSGRLAAAAILGRTAELATNAAVA
- a CDS encoding iron-sulfur cluster assembly accessory protein: MTSETATTPVAAQPAQATHTGRDGKGILITESAMKQLATLLPAQGEGKVLRVGVRSGGCSGMSYTMDFIDAADIQADDERYIYEPAGAPSFTVVSDPKSLLYIYGMQLDFSSALIGGGFNFTNPNATQTCGCGSSFAV
- a CDS encoding lipid-A-disaccharide synthase-related protein, with amino-acid sequence MNPPSSDPRPILLLSNGHGEDLSGALIGQALQQRGLAVEALPLVGHGRAYSQAGIRVRGRTREYSTGGLGYTSLLGRITEVVQGQILYLLSRLLLLLRIARRYQLIVVVGDVIPVVAAWLSRRPQAVYLVAYSSHYEGKLRLPWPSAPCLRGRCTRAIYSRDALTAADLTGQLQRPVYFLGNPFFDGALTPSERLQGAPQQRLGLLPGSRLPEALHNLELMLRVLERLPEALRPAQRLGLHAALVGKLTPQEVAPLASRLGWKLQLEGEERCCLQRGPLLLQLEWGRFAAVVQQCDLLLSMTGTAAEQCVGLGKPVLQLVGEGPQFTANFAEAQRRLLGPGLFCAGGEPGSDAQLDATAELLEQLLERLLQDSSWRAALQQLGRERIGSGGGAARMAADLNTRLDG
- a CDS encoding TIGR01777 family oxidoreductase; this encodes MRILLVGCSGFVGRALVPQLLEGGHSLTLVSRAPQPLPAVQHPQLQRLQADPSNPASWQQPPLQQALAKAEAVVNLAGEPIAEKRWTPQHLQLLHRSRIDTTRALVAAMAALPEEQRPGVLINGSAIGYYGTSTSQEFSESSPAGTDVLGRLCVAWEQEAQAAAAFCRVVILRIGIVLGGDGGALGKMLPVFRMGFGGPIGDGQQWMSWIARPDLCQLISTALADGAYSGVYNAVAPQPCSMASFAAALGRCLGRPSLLPVPGPLLQLLLGDGAKVVLEGQKVLPKRLEQQGFSFRYGELSAALASATS
- a CDS encoding cation:proton antiporter, with product MPPSLALLLVLFGGLLLLALFLDDIASQIRMPGILLVLVLGLLIDNNINAGPDQPAALLNLAQADQLAQVALVLVLFFGGLAANWQQMRQVLVPSIRLATLGSLLTAGALALVVALTQHLPWRHHPLGVAGALFIGAMFCSTDASAVLSLLRPLRQRLPQRLLDLLECESGFNDPIAVVLAGLAIALPHSHDTAIAPLLVEVVRQFLLGAFVGFLGGKAAVLLLGRRRQRLNLSQVTVMALAALMLIAGGSSLVGASPLLAAYVMGLVLGNSEEVDQEQLEASQAGFAKLAELMLFLCLGLVVQPTDVVELLPTALVLLLVLLLVRWLVVELLLLRSGFSRADCQFTALAGLRGAVPVAIALQAAASDLPWGDAMPAFALAVVLLGLVLQGSLLSPLARRLGLVGSAHP